One bacterium DNA segment encodes these proteins:
- a CDS encoding phosphoglycerate kinase produces MRKLFIEDLELAGKRVLVRLDYNVPGDDEGNVTNDARITASLPTLRYIMAEGASAVLCSHRSRPKGDEPRYSLRPVARRLEELVGLPVKMARRGGVVSDEARNMAAALRPGELMMLENLRYDPREQEGREELARELASLADLFVNDAFPVCHRKDASVVGVPKFLTSAYGYQLREEVENLSLLLGEVQRPYVGIMGGAKISTKLGVVKSFLERVDRLLVGGGMAYTFLAALGKEVGSSIHEPDYLEYAKDLLLRYADKIVLPTDNYVVEKIDPACKARLMDEIPADRKAVDIGDATCRLFAEEISRARTVFWNGPMGYFEDERFAEGTRIVAREVAKLKASGAFTVVGGGDSVAAVEDAGLDSASFSFVSTGGGASLVFVQGKELPGIEALTDR; encoded by the coding sequence GTGCGCAAGCTCTTCATCGAGGACCTGGAGCTCGCGGGGAAGCGGGTGCTCGTGCGCCTGGACTACAACGTCCCCGGCGACGACGAGGGCAACGTGACCAACGACGCCCGCATCACCGCCTCGCTCCCCACCCTGCGGTACATCATGGCGGAGGGGGCCTCGGCCGTCCTCTGCTCCCACCGCAGCCGCCCGAAGGGCGACGAGCCGCGATACTCCCTCCGACCGGTCGCCCGGCGGCTGGAGGAGCTCGTGGGGCTCCCGGTGAAGATGGCCCGCCGGGGCGGGGTGGTAAGCGACGAGGCGCGCAACATGGCGGCGGCGCTTAGGCCCGGCGAGCTCATGATGCTGGAAAACCTCCGCTACGACCCCCGGGAGCAGGAGGGCCGGGAGGAGCTGGCACGCGAGCTGGCCTCCCTGGCCGACCTCTTCGTCAACGACGCCTTCCCCGTCTGCCACCGCAAGGACGCGAGCGTCGTCGGCGTGCCCAAGTTCCTCACCTCGGCCTACGGCTACCAGCTCCGGGAGGAGGTCGAGAACCTCAGCCTCCTCCTGGGCGAGGTCCAGCGGCCCTACGTGGGCATCATGGGCGGGGCGAAAATCTCCACCAAGCTCGGCGTCGTCAAGAGCTTCCTCGAGCGCGTGGACCGCCTCCTCGTCGGCGGCGGCATGGCCTACACCTTCCTCGCCGCCCTGGGAAAAGAGGTCGGAAGCAGCATCCACGAGCCCGACTACCTCGAGTACGCCAAGGACCTCCTCCTGCGCTACGCCGATAAAATCGTGCTCCCCACGGACAACTACGTCGTGGAGAAGATTGACCCGGCGTGCAAGGCCAGGCTGATGGACGAGATACCGGCGGACCGCAAGGCGGTGGACATCGGGGACGCCACGTGCAGGCTCTTCGCCGAGGAGATATCCCGGGCGCGGACCGTCTTCTGGAACGGCCCGATGGGCTACTTCGAGGATGAGCGCTTCGCCGAGGGAACACGCATAGTGGCTAGGGAGGTGGCCAAGCTCAAGGCTTCCGGCGCCTTCACCGTGGTGGGCGGCGGTGATTCCGTGGCCGCCGTCGAGGACGCCGGGCTCGACTCCGCGAGCTTCAGCTTCGTCTCCACCGGCGGCGGGGCGTCGCTGGTCTTCGTCCAGGGCAAGGAGCTTCCCGGCATCGAGGCCCTGACGGACCGGTAG